The proteins below are encoded in one region of Triticum aestivum cultivar Chinese Spring chromosome 1B, IWGSC CS RefSeq v2.1, whole genome shotgun sequence:
- the LOC123087389 gene encoding uncharacterized protein, with amino-acid sequence MEAATLTISSRRLASAAAPAGSGARRGAAAATAQRPGAMLPRRARRLRALPPELSEILAPKLVPGSPADTGDVSSLIPISAVMLLFYFVSNWVFPAVVMRGMQPTAEDEAAAAEAESMASSSQPQRGDAVDGKIRRKVKRKKSRKAATEA; translated from the exons ATGGAGGCGGCTACCCTGACGATAAGCTCCCGGCGCctggcctccgccgccgcgcctgctGGGAGTGGCGCCCGCCGTGGCGCAGCGGCAGCAACCGCGCAGCGTCCAGGAGCAATGCTTCCGCGGCGTGCGCGGCGGCTCCGTGCGCTGCCGCCGGAGCTGAGCGAGATCCTCGCGCCCAAGCTGGTGCCCGGCTCGCCCGCCGACACCGGCGACGTCTCCTCGCTCATCCCGATCAG TGCCGTCATGCTGCTCTTCTACTTCGTGTCCAACTGGGTGTTCCCGGCGGTGGTCATGAGGGGGATGCAGCCCACCGCCGAGGACGAAGCCGCCGCTGCAGAAGCAGAATCCATGGCGTCGTCGTCGCAGCCGCAGCGGGGGGATGCCGTGGACGGTAAGATCCGGCGCAAGGTCAAGAGGAAGAAGAGCAGAAAAGCCGCCACGGAAGCGTAA